A single region of the Oleispira antarctica RB-8 genome encodes:
- a CDS encoding NADH-dependent flavin oxidoreductase, old yellow enzyme family: MSYLNTLFHSVDLGANLTLKNRIVMAPLTRSMADDDLVPTEAMAAYYGRRADAGLIISEATLISQDGQGYPNTPGLYTQAQIDGWKNVTQRVHQNGGKIFAQIWHTGRVSHSIYHNGELPMAPSAVPIVGHGHVPRTENLEYETPRVITVDEIKRVQNQFAIAAKNAIEAGFDGIEIHGANSYLIDEFLHWDTNRREDEYGGTVENMARFLLEIIDQIKAVIPEGKIGLRLSPQAYINLEHDERDKEVFDYLLPLLNQYGLAYVHTGMFSDTPYEHLGGTVTQYIRKHYRGTVIASGGYSAETGATAIEKGDADLIAIGRPFIANPDYVEKVKQEKNLVEYNNEMLGELI, encoded by the coding sequence ATGAGCTACCTTAATACTTTATTTCACTCTGTTGATCTTGGGGCCAATTTAACCCTAAAAAACCGTATTGTTATGGCGCCGTTAACCCGCTCAATGGCGGATGATGATTTGGTACCGACCGAAGCAATGGCAGCATACTATGGCCGACGCGCTGATGCAGGCTTGATCATTAGTGAAGCGACCCTCATCTCGCAGGATGGCCAGGGCTACCCCAATACTCCTGGTTTGTATACGCAAGCTCAGATTGATGGCTGGAAGAATGTAACCCAACGAGTGCATCAAAATGGCGGTAAGATTTTTGCGCAAATTTGGCACACGGGTCGTGTTTCACACTCTATTTACCATAATGGCGAATTGCCTATGGCGCCTTCAGCGGTTCCAATTGTTGGTCATGGCCATGTGCCTCGTACTGAAAATTTAGAATACGAGACACCTCGGGTGATTACTGTCGATGAAATAAAGCGAGTACAAAACCAGTTCGCTATTGCGGCTAAAAATGCTATTGAAGCAGGATTTGATGGCATAGAAATTCATGGCGCGAATAGCTATCTGATTGATGAGTTTCTGCATTGGGATACCAACCGCCGTGAAGATGAGTACGGTGGCACGGTAGAAAACATGGCTCGGTTTTTGTTGGAAATAATCGATCAGATAAAAGCAGTTATTCCAGAAGGTAAAATTGGTCTTCGCCTTTCTCCGCAGGCTTATATTAATTTAGAGCATGATGAACGCGACAAAGAGGTTTTTGATTATTTGTTGCCTTTGCTGAATCAATACGGTTTAGCGTATGTGCATACTGGCATGTTTTCCGATACGCCTTACGAGCACCTAGGGGGCACTGTGACTCAATATATTCGTAAGCATTATCGCGGTACGGTAATCGCTTCAGGAGGATACAGTGCCGAAACAGGCGCGACGGCCATTGAAAAGGGGGATGCTGATCTTATTGCGATTGGTCGTCCTTTTATTGCTAACCCTGATTATGTAGAAAAGGTAAAGCAGGAAAAGAACTTAGTAGAATACAATAATGAGATGTTGGGTGAGCTTATTTAA
- a CDS encoding Transcriptional regulator, LysR family: MDELKRMGVFTRVVETKSFSEAARQLGIAKSAVSKQIAQLEKEVGVRLLNRTTRSLSLTEAGEILYRHSAEIVNRTKVALSELREYQNQPTGTLRIASPVSYGTQHLVPVIKEIRAIYPLLKIDLLLEDRIINMVDEGVDLAIRIGWLQESNLVAKKICETPVIVFASPEYLAQKGIPKTPQDLQQHDWISLSLLSSPLKWQFKKKGKEYSVQVHSHLKSNSVAAVIALAKSGQGISALSKFAMQDDMERGLLQPLLTDYELEPTGIYAVYPHREHVPPKVRIFIDFLSNHCHNAAWAN, encoded by the coding sequence GTGGACGAGCTGAAACGTATGGGTGTATTCACCCGAGTAGTCGAAACCAAGAGTTTTTCTGAGGCAGCACGCCAATTGGGTATTGCTAAGTCTGCAGTCAGCAAGCAAATAGCCCAGTTAGAAAAGGAAGTTGGCGTACGCTTACTGAACCGGACAACACGCAGCTTAAGCCTGACCGAAGCAGGCGAAATTTTATATCGTCACAGTGCTGAAATTGTTAACCGTACAAAAGTCGCGTTAAGTGAGCTACGTGAGTATCAAAACCAACCGACAGGCACACTAAGAATTGCATCTCCTGTTAGTTACGGGACGCAACACCTAGTGCCCGTGATTAAAGAAATACGCGCTATATACCCTCTATTGAAAATTGATTTGTTACTGGAAGATCGCATTATCAACATGGTCGATGAAGGTGTTGATTTAGCGATTCGAATCGGCTGGCTACAAGAGTCGAATCTAGTGGCCAAAAAAATCTGTGAAACTCCCGTCATCGTTTTTGCTAGCCCAGAATACTTAGCGCAAAAAGGCATCCCTAAAACACCGCAAGATTTACAACAGCATGACTGGATCAGTCTGTCGCTTTTAAGTTCGCCGCTAAAATGGCAGTTCAAAAAGAAAGGCAAAGAATATAGCGTACAAGTGCATAGTCATCTAAAAAGTAATTCAGTCGCCGCAGTGATTGCTTTGGCAAAAAGTGGGCAGGGCATCTCGGCACTGTCTAAATTTGCCATGCAAGATGATATGGAGCGAGGCTTATTGCAACCGTTACTGACAGACTACGAACTAGAACCGACAGGCATTTATGCCGTTTATCCACACCGTGAACACGTACCGCCGAAGGTCCGTATATTTATCGATTTTTTATCGAACCATTGCCATAATGCCGCTTGGGCGAATTAA
- a CDS encoding manganese-dependent inorganic pyrophosphatase: protein MAFFDLETPENNETDNLVWLGHLSPDSDTIGSAIGAAELFGGEPRRAGELNKETAFVVDYCGVEVPKMISKVEGQKVGIVDFNQKTQLHKDVDNKDIVAIIDHHAIQDQPITFNTAMSVDIRPWGSAATILADRFEKMGKVPSATTACVLLAGILSDTLIFESPTTCSQDKPFAEKLAKIAGIEDLYAFGQAMMEAKSDLADVSAYDVLKSDFKHYEINGKKVGYGVAETLLPQQLLDRKADLLTEMKGEKAKQGLDFIFFAIVDTKTKNSHLVIYSDAEAELATTSYGEAVDNNLMYLPGMMSRKSQLMPAVQAVLSA, encoded by the coding sequence ATGGCTTTTTTTGATCTAGAAACCCCAGAAAACAATGAAACAGACAACCTAGTATGGTTGGGCCACCTTAGCCCAGATAGCGATACCATTGGTTCTGCTATTGGCGCTGCTGAGTTATTTGGTGGTGAGCCACGTCGTGCTGGCGAATTGAACAAAGAAACCGCCTTTGTTGTTGATTATTGCGGTGTTGAAGTGCCTAAGATGATCTCTAAAGTAGAAGGTCAGAAGGTTGGTATTGTAGATTTCAACCAAAAAACACAGCTGCACAAAGATGTGGATAACAAAGATATTGTTGCCATTATTGATCACCACGCGATTCAAGATCAGCCAATTACGTTTAATACCGCTATGTCGGTTGATATTCGTCCTTGGGGCAGCGCAGCAACTATCTTAGCGGATCGCTTCGAGAAGATGGGTAAAGTACCAAGCGCGACTACGGCTTGTGTTCTATTGGCTGGCATCTTGTCTGATACCTTGATTTTCGAATCACCAACAACGTGTTCACAAGATAAGCCATTCGCTGAGAAGCTAGCTAAGATTGCTGGCATCGAAGATTTATACGCATTTGGCCAAGCGATGATGGAAGCAAAATCTGATCTTGCTGACGTATCGGCTTACGACGTATTAAAGAGTGATTTCAAGCACTACGAAATCAACGGTAAGAAAGTAGGCTACGGTGTTGCTGAAACATTATTGCCACAACAGCTGCTTGACCGTAAAGCAGACTTGTTAACTGAAATGAAAGGTGAAAAAGCCAAGCAAGGTTTGGATTTTATCTTCTTCGCGATTGTAGATACTAAAACTAAAAATTCTCACTTGGTCATCTACTCAGATGCCGAAGCAGAACTTGCAACGACGTCTTATGGCGAAGCCGTTGATAATAATTTAATGTATCTTCCCGGCATGATGTCTCGTAAGAGCCAGCTAATGCCAGCAGTACAAGCTGTTCTTTCTGCTTAA